The genomic region CGTAACCACAAAGGGAATTCCTCGTTGGCGCTTAATTTCTGCGGCAACTAAGGCTGACATCCAGAAATTGGCGTGGATCAGGTCGTAGCGCCACTGACGATCCATAAAAGCGATCGCATTGGCAGTGAATTCCTCCATGTGCGGTAGTAATGCCTCTTTAGGCAATACCTCCGGTTTACCTGCGCTAACGTGAATAATTCTGACTCCGCAATGCCACTCCACCACCTCTGGTAATTGAGGGCGATCGCGCCGCGTGAATACATCAACGCTATAACCAATTGCTGCCAAGTGTTTTGCTACCTGACCCACATAAACATTCTGACCACCACTATCAACCCCCCCAAAAACTCCTAACGGGGTGGCATGTTCGCTAATTAGGGCAATGTGTTTCATGGGAAGGGGTGAGGAGTGAGGGGTGCGGGGTGCGTGGAGAAGGGTGTAGGGTGTGGTGAACAAAATAATTGCGCTCATGGCGCGAATTGCGAAATTTCCCTTGTCTTTTCAGGCGGCGGCTGACAACGATCGCCCAACGACCGAGAAAAAAGCTTCGTCCCAGTCGCGGCTGAATCGGTTGATGTTGAAGCGTTTTTGAGCTTGTTGTCTCGCCCCTGCACTGAGGCACTGAGCTAAATCGGGATTAGCAATCAGCGATCGCATTTGCTCAATTAAGCGATCGAGATCGGTGTCGATGTAACCAGAAATTCCGTTTTCTACCACTGTGGCTAATTCTGTGGTTGCTAAACCAACAATTGGTAGCCCTACCATCATCGCTTCGCATACTGCTAGTCCCAAACTGGTATAGCGAACTGGGTGAAAGAAAAAACGATATTTTGCAGTAAATTGAGCTAGTTGGGCGTGGGGAACTTCTCCTAGTCCACCTAGAGATTCTGCATCCATGCCAACTAAATCTAACGGTACGGACTGACGCACGCGCTCGAAAATATCTGCACCTAAACGCCGTCCTCGTTTGCCTAAACCGTTGGCAACTACTAATCCCTTGGCGATTTCTCCTGTATATTGCACATTGGTAGGAATAACTACGCCATGATCGATAACGCGAGTCGGCGATCGCCCGTTATCCCACATCAACTGATTGAAATGAGTGACGTGAATTAATAGCACGTTGCGATCGTCAACTATATGTTTAGTATTTGTCGGATGTTCTTGAGGGGGGTCGTGTTCTAAATAAATTCGAGGTAGTCGTTGCTGCAATTCGGATAGAATCTCGTATTGGTCTTGTAAGTAGTTTTTGCGCGACTGAAATAAAATGCAGTCAAATTCAAGATTTCGTACTTCTTCAGCTGGAATATCTCGCACGTTGTCCCCCCACGGAAAACCAGGTAAACGTCCGCCGTAGCCTTCTGGTTTGTCTGGTTTCACGGGTAAATAAAACTCATGATTTGCTTGAGTTAGGTAGTACAAGTAGCTACCGTGAACGTGCCAAGTGAGAATTCGCATAAAAAAAGTCAAAAGTCAAAAGTTAAAAGTCAAAATTAATTATTTGGAGATTGGTAGTTGGTTACCGTGAACTGTTAACTGCTAACTGTTAACTGATAACTGTTAACTGAAAGAACGCCGCCAAATTCTCGCGATCGCCCCACCCGAATCGGGATTCCGGCTAAATAGGCTAAATAGGCAAAGGGATAAGGAGATTCATTGTTGTTGGTTAAGATAATTGCGGCATCAAATTTGTACTGGCGGAATTTTTCGATTAATTTTTTTTCTCTAGCTGGAGCTTGCCAAGTCGTTGTATGGGAAATAATCCGATCGACCAAGCGGGAGTCGGGGAAGTTGGGAGAGAAAAGCTCCCTTGTCTCCCTTGTCTTCCTTGTCCCTTTGTCCTTTTCTGTCTCCTGACTTCTAGGGAGTAATAAAGTAATCTCTGCATCCGTTGATGTTTCTCGGATTTTCTGTAATTCACCTTGTAAAAAAGTTAACTCTGTTTCTAGATCTGCGACAAAAATAACGAGTAAACGCTGCACCTGTTGCCAGTTAATTTGCATACACTAAGCCGTTACATATTTTTAACTTTTAACTTTTAACTTTTGACTTGCTTACCTCTTGTTGTAAGAGGTCTTTTGCTTGAGTTAAGACAGAGGCGATCGCACCTTCATTGCTAGCAAAAACAATTCGATGGCGATCGCGATCTAGAGGTCCCCAGCGATCGGGATCGGAATTAGAAAATATGACTACGCTCTTAACTTGTAAAGCAGATGCTAAATGCGAAACTCCGGTATCGTTGCATACCAATAGTGCAGCCTGTTTGAGTAATGCCCCTAATGCGCCTAAACT from Chroococcidiopsis sp. SAG 2025 harbors:
- a CDS encoding glycosyltransferase, with product MRILTWHVHGSYLYYLTQANHEFYLPVKPDKPEGYGGRLPGFPWGDNVRDIPAEEVRNLEFDCILFQSRKNYLQDQYEILSELQQRLPRIYLEHDPPQEHPTNTKHIVDDRNVLLIHVTHFNQLMWDNGRSPTRVIDHGVVIPTNVQYTGEIAKGLVVANGLGKRGRRLGADIFERVRQSVPLDLVGMDAESLGGLGEVPHAQLAQFTAKYRFFFHPVRYTSLGLAVCEAMMVGLPIVGLATTELATVVENGISGYIDTDLDRLIEQMRSLIANPDLAQCLSAGARQQAQKRFNINRFSRDWDEAFFSVVGRSLSAAA